A stretch of Paenibacillus peoriae DNA encodes these proteins:
- a CDS encoding polysaccharide deacetylase, producing MKLLNAKWMAVCLMAICCLGLLGIHTNTASAQAQAPLLGVNDVLLDSNTVKPVMENDKLYVPVVTLGQKMGISTSASGNTLVLTGHNRSFTLDLNKGDVFERGGRTLVPIRTLTDAFGFTITVPTSNLYRIQNANASLSDAQFLNTFAAEIKQYAAVEPGKASNTGNKGTASSSSRTIYLSFDDGPTAHTSQLLDILDKYNAKATFFMLGPEIRQHSAVMKRMVDAGHGLGLHGMTHQVKKIYASSAAALAEMNQDNDILFKATGKRTSLIRTPYGSKPYLKKAYRDQLTGAGYHIWDWNIDSNDWRYTKNPQHFVQTVLSDIKRLKKQGRTPVVLMHDKPSTIKVLPQIMAALQKEGYSFEPLNDNLTPLNFWNDHR from the coding sequence ATGAAGCTTTTAAATGCAAAATGGATGGCTGTATGCTTGATGGCAATCTGTTGTTTGGGTTTGCTAGGTATACATACGAATACAGCGAGTGCACAAGCGCAGGCTCCTTTGCTTGGGGTCAATGACGTGTTACTAGATTCGAATACGGTTAAGCCCGTAATGGAAAATGATAAGTTGTATGTACCTGTCGTGACATTAGGGCAAAAGATGGGCATTTCTACTTCGGCTAGCGGCAACACATTGGTGCTGACTGGACATAATCGCAGCTTTACGCTGGATTTGAACAAGGGGGATGTGTTCGAGCGTGGAGGACGCACGTTGGTGCCAATTCGCACTTTGACCGATGCATTCGGCTTCACTATTACGGTTCCTACAAGTAATCTGTATCGAATTCAGAATGCAAACGCTAGTTTGTCTGATGCTCAGTTTTTGAATACATTCGCGGCAGAAATTAAACAGTATGCAGCTGTCGAACCGGGCAAAGCCAGCAATACAGGCAACAAGGGAACTGCCTCATCATCCAGCCGTACGATTTATTTGAGCTTCGATGATGGTCCTACGGCGCATACGTCGCAGCTGCTGGATATTTTAGATAAATATAATGCGAAGGCTACTTTCTTCATGCTGGGACCTGAAATTCGCCAACATAGCGCAGTGATGAAGAGAATGGTAGACGCAGGGCATGGTTTGGGCCTCCATGGGATGACACACCAGGTGAAAAAGATCTATGCATCCTCGGCAGCAGCATTGGCAGAGATGAATCAGGATAACGACATTTTATTTAAGGCCACAGGGAAACGCACTTCTTTGATTCGTACACCTTATGGCAGCAAACCGTATTTGAAGAAAGCATATCGTGATCAACTGACGGGTGCAGGTTATCATATTTGGGACTGGAACATCGATTCGAATGATTGGCGTTATACTAAAAATCCGCAGCATTTTGTACAGACAGTCCTCAGTGATATTAAGAGACTGAAAAAGCAAGGCAGAACACCAGTCGTTCTTATGCATGATAAGCCATCTACGATCAAGGTGCTTCCACAAATCATGGCGGCCTTGCAGAAAGAAGGATATTCGTTCGAGCCGTTGAATGATAACCTGACTCCGCTTAATTTTTGGAATGATCATCGTTAA